In Candidatus Methylomirabilota bacterium, one DNA window encodes the following:
- a CDS encoding type II CAAX endopeptidase family protein yields MSERRLRSIVAAYLLAFVGIVAFSFLALLLVRAMYPDGSPAELTQGLPALLAGTLASATALLLTIVIVLRPLDAAALRLLPGRETGPSLAAMILGTLALGQTLDSAVALLGLTNRGAMAVIRRALEGAAGPELFLAVLVIGVIAGGAEEAFFRGYLQTSLREHVSAVTAIVLTSLGFAVFHLDWVHGALAFGLGLWLGYITERTGSALPACACHMVNNALFTLLTAFGVTIEGIASNAILGATSLIVFAGCAVIVTRLPD; encoded by the coding sequence ATGAGCGAGCGCCGCCTGCGGTCGATCGTCGCCGCTTACCTGCTCGCCTTCGTCGGCATCGTGGCGTTCAGCTTCCTGGCGCTGCTCCTGGTCCGCGCGATGTACCCGGACGGCTCGCCGGCGGAGCTGACCCAGGGGTTGCCCGCGCTCCTCGCCGGCACGCTCGCTTCCGCCACCGCCCTGTTGCTCACCATCGTCATCGTGTTGCGTCCTCTCGACGCCGCGGCGCTCAGGCTCCTGCCCGGCCGGGAAACGGGGCCGTCGCTGGCGGCGATGATCCTGGGCACGCTGGCGCTAGGCCAGACGCTCGATTCCGCCGTGGCCCTGCTCGGCCTGACCAACCGCGGGGCGATGGCGGTCATCAGACGCGCCCTGGAAGGCGCCGCAGGGCCCGAGCTGTTCCTCGCCGTGCTGGTGATCGGGGTGATCGCGGGCGGGGCCGAAGAAGCGTTCTTCCGCGGATATCTGCAGACGAGCCTGCGCGAGCACGTGTCCGCCGTCACGGCGATCGTGCTCACCAGCCTCGGCTTCGCGGTGTTCCACCTGGACTGGGTGCACGGGGCGCTGGCGTTCGGGCTGGGTCTGTGGCTGGGCTACATCACCGAGCGGACGGGCAGCGCCCTGCCGGCCTGCGCCTGTCACATGGTCAACAACGCGCTCTTCACGCTCCTCACGGCGTTCGGCGTGACGATCGAGGGCATCGCCTCCAATGCCATCCTGGGTGCGACCAGCCTCATCGTGTTCGCCGGCTGCGCGGTGATCGTGACGCGCCTGCCGGACTGA
- a CDS encoding LLM class flavin-dependent oxidoreductase yields the protein MKLGLSPLQAGGDFEETIQECERAEAAGFDSVWLGEHHNNPVLYPTPLIGLAAIASRTRRLRLGTGVLLAPLYHPLTVAEQAAMVDVISRGRLILGVGAGYAPEEFAAFGVSLKERGSRMDEAMSLIDRLLSEEKVTHAGRHYRVTEATVAPRPVQRPRPPIWFAGWVEPAIRRAGRMGDAWLGGPSARLDELAACVRLYRQARAAAGRDAAGGELALMRYVHVAESSERARAIAGPAFVRSFESLYFRWPHPVVKRPAGELSIERLSEDRIILGDPESCIRQIERFRTALGVTHLICRMSVPGISREAARAALDLFTREVMPALA from the coding sequence ATGAAGCTCGGGTTGAGTCCGCTGCAGGCCGGCGGCGACTTCGAGGAGACGATCCAGGAGTGCGAGCGCGCCGAGGCGGCGGGGTTCGACTCCGTGTGGCTGGGCGAGCACCACAACAACCCGGTGCTCTACCCGACCCCGCTCATCGGGCTGGCCGCCATCGCCAGCCGAACGCGGCGGCTTCGCCTGGGGACCGGGGTCCTGCTGGCGCCCCTCTATCACCCGCTGACCGTGGCCGAGCAGGCCGCGATGGTCGACGTCATCTCGCGCGGCCGTCTGATCCTCGGGGTCGGCGCGGGCTACGCTCCCGAGGAGTTCGCCGCCTTCGGCGTGTCGCTGAAGGAGCGCGGCAGCCGGATGGACGAGGCCATGTCGCTCATCGACCGGCTCCTCTCCGAGGAGAAGGTGACCCATGCCGGGCGCCACTATCGGGTCACGGAGGCCACGGTGGCGCCGCGCCCCGTGCAACGCCCGAGGCCGCCGATCTGGTTCGCGGGCTGGGTGGAGCCGGCCATCCGGCGCGCCGGGCGCATGGGGGATGCGTGGCTGGGCGGACCGTCGGCGAGGCTGGACGAGCTGGCCGCCTGCGTGCGGCTGTATCGGCAGGCGCGGGCGGCGGCCGGTCGTGATGCCGCGGGGGGCGAGCTGGCGCTGATGCGCTACGTCCACGTGGCCGAGAGCTCGGAGCGAGCGCGCGCGATCGCCGGCCCGGCGTTCGTCCGCTCGTTCGAATCGCTGTATTTCCGGTGGCCGCACCCCGTGGTCAAGCGCCCCGCCGGCGAGCTGAGCATCGAGCGCTTGAGCGAGGATCGGATCATCCTGGGCGATCCCGAAAGCTGCATCCGCCAGATCGAGCGCTTTCGAACGGCGCTGGGTGTCACCCACCTCATCTGCCGCATGTCGGTCCCGGGCATATCGCGCGAAGCGGCCCGCGCGGCGCTGGACCTGTTCACCCGCGAGGTCATGCCGGCCCTGGCGTGA
- a CDS encoding acetyl-CoA acetyltransferase, producing MGLGGKVAIVGSGVIKYGENFHQSLTDMIYEAVSLALADAGMERGRLQAAWLGCYEPMLYGFEGNSGTFVSDPLNLAPIPVTRVAAYCATGIEAVRNAALAVASGEYDVVLAVGAEKMREVPSRGSLVAQAVTRGHPVLSKGRTAPGMFALLATRYFREYGASEEALCAVAMKNHYHGSLNPKAHFQKEITAEQHARAPKVAEPLGLFDCCPTTDGAAALILTRADLAPTLTERYTVLRGIAYAVTAGYWNTQFDPSWAFTSFRATQEAARAAYRMAGISDPASEIHVAECHDCFTITEIINYEDLGFARPGEGWKLATSGATRLDGELPVNTSGGLKSCGHPIGSSGVRMIANIHDQLLGRAGRMQVKGARVGLAHNLGGPGAVSAVAVLGQP from the coding sequence ATGGGATTGGGTGGGAAGGTCGCGATCGTCGGCAGCGGCGTGATCAAGTACGGGGAGAACTTCCACCAGAGCCTCACCGACATGATCTACGAGGCCGTCTCGCTGGCCCTGGCGGATGCCGGGATGGAACGGGGCCGGCTGCAAGCGGCCTGGCTGGGCTGCTACGAGCCGATGCTCTACGGGTTCGAGGGCAACTCCGGTACGTTCGTGTCCGATCCCCTCAACCTGGCTCCGATCCCGGTGACGCGGGTCGCCGCGTACTGTGCCACCGGCATCGAAGCCGTCCGCAACGCCGCGCTCGCCGTGGCTTCCGGTGAGTACGACGTGGTCCTGGCCGTGGGCGCCGAGAAGATGCGTGAGGTGCCCTCGCGGGGCAGCCTGGTGGCCCAGGCCGTCACCCGCGGCCATCCCGTGCTGAGCAAGGGCCGGACGGCGCCCGGGATGTTCGCGCTCCTGGCCACGCGCTACTTCCGCGAGTACGGCGCCTCCGAGGAGGCCCTCTGCGCCGTGGCGATGAAGAACCACTATCACGGCTCCCTGAACCCCAAGGCGCACTTCCAGAAGGAGATCACCGCGGAGCAGCACGCGCGCGCGCCCAAGGTGGCCGAGCCGCTGGGACTCTTCGACTGCTGCCCCACCACCGACGGGGCGGCCGCCCTCATCTTGACCCGCGCCGACCTGGCGCCCACGCTGACCGAGCGCTACACGGTGCTGCGCGGGATCGCCTACGCGGTGACCGCGGGCTACTGGAACACGCAGTTCGATCCCTCGTGGGCCTTCACCTCCTTCCGGGCGACGCAGGAGGCGGCCCGGGCCGCCTACCGGATGGCGGGTATCAGCGATCCGGCCAGCGAGATCCACGTCGCCGAGTGCCACGACTGCTTCACGATCACCGAGATCATCAACTACGAGGACCTCGGCTTCGCCCGTCCCGGCGAGGGCTGGAAGCTGGCCACCAGCGGCGCCACCCGGCTGGACGGCGAACTGCCGGTGAACACCTCGGGTGGACTGAAGTCGTGCGGCCATCCGATCGGCTCGTCCGGCGTGCGCATGATCGCCAACATCCACGACCAGCTCCTGGGCCGCGCCGGCCGGATGCAGGTGAAGGGGGCGCGCGTCGGGCTGGCTCACAACCTGGGCGGCCCCGGCGCGGTCTCCGCGGTCGCGGTCCTCGGCCAGCCCTAG